DNA sequence from the Lycium barbarum isolate Lr01 chromosome 5, ASM1917538v2, whole genome shotgun sequence genome:
aatatccCTTTACTTTGGAAAAatagctaaaaatatcctcccttacgaatttgggtaaaaaatacccctcctgccattaaagttttcaaatataccctctCTTAATGGGAATACTCAAATCCCCAAAATAACCCGATTCATTTTTTAAACCTGCTCCATTATTTAACCCGACCTAACTAAATAATAATCCATAATATCCCCGTATTCTCTTCCAATTCTTTCAAggaaatgaaatcgggttattatttagttgggtcgggttaaATAATGGAatgggtttaaaaatgaaatcgggttattttgggggatttGAGGATTTCCGTTAAGagagggtatatttgaaaactttaatggcggaagaggtatttttgacccaaattcgtaacggaagatatttttagccctttcccaaagtagaggggtatttttgacccttttcagTTTAAAGTATGGTTTAGTAATAATTAGGGGTGATATAGTAATATTGTCATTCTATTTATGACAGCTTAAGAGGTGTGCCAAGTCAATAcaggacaaataaaaatggacgggaACAAGCAAAAATTGAAACGAGAAGAAAATACGCCCTCGGTCTCAATTAGATGTGTCAAAATTTTATTGGATACAgttaagaaataaatgaagatTATTGAAAGTCTAAATACATGGATAGCCTCTTGAACTTGGCATGAAATGTCATTTTGGCACTTCATATTTGCATGGTAACTGTTGAACACTTTATGTGTGTTCATGTAAAATtcgatccttttttttttgttgttgttgagacAATTCAATCCCCCGTTTTAAGTATTTATGCCTCAATTAATATTTTGAGACATCGTACAAGTTATGGTTACCATTTGAAACTTGTTGGGTGGTTTGGATTGGAACCTGAGGAGCTCGGGGTGAGTTTCGAATCACTTGGACCCCAAAATGAAGCTGCAAACTTTTGTTGTCAGCTGGTGCGCGCAATCGCGGTCACCAACATGCGATTGTAAAAGGCTACTTCTCAGTAAAGTGCGATCAAGAAGCAGGAGCACGATTAAGGGCAAAGGCGGAGCTATCCATGCCTCGCCAGAAAATTACATTTTATAGATATGCGAAATTTTGATTTTATAGGCATATATATTAGTGTTGACACCCCTTGACACGAGTTGAAGGTTTAACTCAGAGGTTAAGGGGTTGCAAAATTCCCTAAGGTCCCGTGTTCGAATTTGGTCGTGACATATCTATATTTTTTGACaataaatcctggctccgccactgattaaGGGGTCCTATAATCGCTGAAAACCCCTAGTATTAAAGGGTCAATTTTATGCTAGTTGCAATGAGGAGTAAGATGGAGGAGCAGACTGATGATTTAGCGTACCATCCCAACAGTTTCTTCTACTGGCACTAATATAACGAGACCAATTTGATCTTGGTTTGAGGCTTTAGTTGGTTCTAGTCAAAGTAATCCAACCACATCTATTCGTGGTGGAAAATCTTGTCCTTGTTTTctttatgtcttggttttcagGATGTATCCCTGATTTTCGTTGTATTCCGAGTTCGTATTAGATGCTCCTTTGCTACGTATGTTGGTTTATGGTTCGTTTTGTCATAGAGAAAATACACAAATActccccaacgtatactcggattaattatgacatACCCAatctttgcgggcgacctattacccccctggccttattttttctgtatttttatacccttttttggctgacgtggcacaaaaaaaaattgatgcccagttgcacagtggagagtgttgcacactctccgccacgtcGGTGCCATGTTAGTGACACGTCACTGCCACATTGGTGCCACTTTTcgtttctttttttcatttgatttttcttttattaattatatttacactaattaacctctaattaaccattaaatccttcattaattttatcttcttcatcactaaatccttcttcttcttcttcatttcaagaaatcaaccaacccattttcttcctccattaacacacacacattcaacccattctctttctccattaacacacacacacacattcaatttcatcatcaatcatacatatcttttcaagaaatcaacctatTTGGGTTCAAGAATTTCTCTTCCACAGGGCTCCTTCTTCTCTTTTCTTAAAAAACACCAACTTTCGGCGGTGGTGGTGGGGCAGTGGCCGCTCatcggtggtggtggtggtgcggGAGGGAGAGAAGGAGACGAATGAAGGGGGGAGGGGTCATTGGCGCAGTGGTGCAAGGAGTGGAGAGAAGGAGATGAAGGAAGGGGGGTCATTGGGGCAGTGGCCGCTTGCTGGCAATGAAGTACGACGGCTGCGGGGCTGAGATAGAAAAAATGAGATAGAAAAAAGGCTGAAAAATTTAGAGAGGGAAGGGAGTAAAAGTAAAAAATGagatagaaaaaaaaaggaaaaattaattaaaaatacatatatttatgaaaagatatattaaaaataaaattttaacacttgtttaataaaATTTAGGTGGCACCAAtgtggcagtgacgtggcgccgatgtggcggagagtgtgcaacactctccactgtacAATTGAGCATCAAATTTTTTTTTGTGCCACATCAGCcgaaaaagggtacaaaaatacagaaaaaataaggctaggggggtaataggtcgctcACAAAGATtgagtgcgtcataattaatccgagtatacgttgggggtaTTTGTGTATTTTCTCTTTTGTCATACCTTGTGCTTCTGATTTACTTCCGTTGTTGCTTAAGAGATTTGGAGGACTTAATTATATTTGTCGTTAGTTCGAGATTAACATGAGTCGATATTTGTATGTGATAGTTCACCAAACGGGTAGCAGTTTTTAGATGTTGATCGCGACTTAGTCGGGACACCTGTTAGTAGTTTCAAATTATCTTAGACATCAACAACTGCTCATACAATATTGTCGCTAAGAATTCCAATTGCAGTTTCACAGTTCCAATAATCGAGCTAATTTGTTTAAATGTCTAAGATGTCTTTATTCACTTAACAATCGTCAACtaatttagagcctgtttggttTAACTGATTTAAAGGAGGGAAACTTACGTAAATGTAGCCTTCGGCCAACTAGTTTACCAACATGGCTTAAGTATACACTGCCTATACAGTTCggatgtatatgttgtgtataaatatgtatatgtatattatattatattatattatattatatatatgtataggtcTGTATAGTATATGCATATTTAGTATAAAGTATACACTACCTATACattgtgtacatattttgtaaactagatggCCGAATGGTACTGGGCTGTAATTTTCCCTTTAAAGTATCTGATATACATCAAGTGTTGAAAAGTATTTGCAAGTGTTGAAACTAACCCAATAAATAAACaattacgtgtttggataaaagtattgaaattaataaaaaaaaagcaACTGATATGAAGTGTCagttaagagcctgtttggatgggcttatgcttataagctgcaaacagtttatgagctaaaaaaaataagttggagtagtctaacttttttttttttttttggtttataagttgttttcagcttataagctgctttagataagctaagtcaaaaggactcaattatttttttgagcttattttaagcacaaaatgactttaagttggtcagtcaaacactcaaaaaaagctgaaaacagcttataagtaacttataagccaatccagaCGGGCTCTAAAAAGTGTTGAAGTACTTTTTCTGTTAACACGGTCGAAATGTCCTCAAAGCTACTtccaaaaaaatataaatttaaaaacatttttacataaaaaaaaatgacataaataaaattgagaaataagTAAAAATTCTTTTTTAGGAAAAATATATTGAGGATCGTAAAAGATATTAGAGATAAAATCATATTGCTCAGATCTAAAGTGCTACAAGCTATAAAATCAAAAGTTGAGGTTGACGAGCTTATGACTTACGGAcgattttgacttataagctcTTTTAATATTTACCTAATATGTAAATAAACCAAAAAGTATTTATAAATTATTccctccgtttacttttacttgttcactattGACTTTGCACAtctcttaaaaaataataaatgaaatgcaTATTTTACCATGatatccatattaattggtgtagagttatattggatttgaaaaatgatttggaatgagtaattaatgctaagagtaaaatagaaaaaataaattatttttctcttaatacgcaaaagtggacaagtaaaaataaaaatatattttttgaatagtggacaaataaaagtgaagggAGTGAGTAAATTTTACCACTTATCTTGGTCAAACACTCTATTGGCAATTATCTTAATCATGATTACTTATGTTGTTCGATATCTGTTGGGTTTTTGGGTTTTTTCCCTTTCTATGTGGATTAATAAAATACCTTTTGGACCTAACCCACTTTGCCCAAAAGTTcactatatataggatcaacttAGGTTTTATTTTCAGAGCAGCCATTTAGATAGAAAAATTGAGAGAGAAGATGTGATTTTCGCACCAGCGAAAATCAACTACAGCAGTCTGCTTTAAATTGTATTTTCTGATttgttaaccgttggatcgtgctgaaatttgaactgagGATTATCAACATCTGTTTCTTGGATTTCAACGGTGAAGATTGgattttgtggtctgtagctccagttttcgagtacgaatAGTAGCTCATTTTTAGGAgtgatttctctcatttcttcactagttttggtgctatcttttatgtattgttgctccgtatTTGGGGTtgatgttgtagccatttggagaacattgttgtaactcttgttgattattagtggagcttttgtgagTCGTAGGTTCCGTAGATGTTTCCTCTTCGGAatttttaccacgtaaatttgatATCACTTGTATTCGATTTATTTTTGTTTGCTTTGTTATTTTATTGTATAGTTATTGTCTAAATTTTCATTTGTGCTAGTATTTTATtatcttctcttggttcaaatagcgtgaaaagttttgattttgataTTTCTTTCATTGTTACCTTATTGACATGCAGTTTGGTTATTGTTTGTTGCTTTCCAACCATATCCTCCACGTTAAAGTTCATTGGATTAACGGGAGGAAACTTAtccttatcatcatatcataattcCAAAGTCAAACACACACATGCTCATGTAATAATTCTGTAAGCTTTTCGACTGTTTTCCTCAGTATCCTTTGCTCCTTTCTCTGTACATAAATAGCACCCAAACTGATAATTATAAATCTTCTCTTTAACCAGCAACATAAAACCTTATATTGTCTCTTCTGCTCCTTTTCCTCTTGTAAAATTTCTCTCTTTCTCATCACAAATGGGGGAAAAGGCAGAGCCAATTAGTTCACCTATTCACACATTAGCTTCTGTTCCATTTCAATGGGAAAAAGAACCTGGAAAACCTTATAATAACCTCCCAATTAACTCTACTTCCAATAATAATATTAAGCCAAAATGCTTAGAGCCACCTCCAAGACTTTACTCTATAAACACACCATCACCCAACGCTGTCCTTGATGGACCTTATAATATCAATGTCATGCCCAAGTTttcctcatcttcctttaggttctTGAAAAATAGTACTACTAGCAAAAATTGGTGGAAGCTGAATGTTAAACGTAAGGGTGGTAATAGTAGCTCTTCTGTCTTTTTATCTTCTATGGGTTCAGTAGATTCTATGGATGAAAGTGATGAAGGAAGAAGTAGCAGTGCAAGAATGGCAAGTTTTAGAAGAAATGGAAGCTCATCCAATCTCTCTGCTAGCAAGTCTCACATATGGGTAAGTTTTACAGCTTCATTTTATCACATATGGGTAAGTTTTACAGCTTCATTTTACTTCAGTGCAACATCGGAAATAATCTCTCTGCCTCTCCCaaggtaagggtaaggtctgcTTACGCTTTACCTTCCCCAAACTTCATTTATGAGATTACACTTGGTATGTTGTTGATTTTCCTCTAGTGCAAAGTGTGTTAGTACTTCTCTTCCTTCAAAATTGATGTGATGCATTTTAACTTACacgaaatttgaaaaataaagataATTTTCTAAAACATGTAATTAAAATGAATTATATATAATTGTATGCTTATAAtagaaagtttaaagttaaaatatttttaaatatatcAGTAGatcatttttatatttaaattaaaAGAGAGGAAATAATATCCTTTTGGGCTATGGTTCAATCTGGTTCACTTTTCATCCCTTCTTTAGAATTAGACCTCTTAGTTGATGTTTGCATCTTTCATAGTTTCGCTTTCTATTCGACACGAACTTCACGAGATGATAAATAATTCATGATTTTCTTCACTTTTTTTGCATATATCAATTTCATAAATATTGAAGAAGAATGTGTTTAAGTTAATATATCAATAGTGTAAATACTTTTTACACTCTGTAGTTTAATTTATGATATTATAAAAAAACATGAATTTCCGGTGGACGTTTTTATCAAAACACTGTTGAAAATATGAGATAGGTCCGACGGAAAGTTCACTGAGTACGTTTCTAACGAGCCAATTTGACAAATTTCGTCGGAAATTCGCGTTTTTAATGGTAATAGCAGGTAACATGCCATATTTATGAAGTTAGCAATTAAAGATATACTTATTATCAAATATAAGTATCTATAATTAACTTATAAATGACTAACTTGTGTCAATATTTTTTTAGTATTAGTACATAAAACATAAACTCGATTAAATGACAAAGGGACGAGGCTTACATCATATTAATATACTAACCAGAGAGAAAGTGTGTAACAGCACTAAAAGGGAGTGTGAATCTTGAAGATTAAGGTTCAAATATTGATAGAGATAAAAAAATATACTAGGTAATTTCTTTTTATATGTCTGTCTTTGTAGGCAGATTATCTGATACGAATTACAAGATACTTccttcgtctcaatttatgtgatatagtttgactggacacgaagtttaagaaaaaaaaggaaatttttGAATCTCGTGATCTAAAAATCAAAtatatttgtgtgattataaatcaTAAATTAGGTGGGACATTTGAGAGCAAAACACTGTCGTTATACAGAAAAGGGGAGTGTAGAAACTAGCTAGGAGTAGGACAAAAGGTGCATGGTTTCACTCAACCCACGTAGTCGAATCAATATGAATTTGCTCAATATATACTCCAACTATATAATGAAAAGTGAACTACAAGTAATCCAACCTTCTTAACACAAGATGATTTCTGAAGTAAGTTCTTGCTAGTTGTTACCAACTTTTAATTTATTGCATACTCTTAATTTAGTCTTCCAATAGTGTATGTTAGCTTACACTTTTTGGCCGGAAGTTTTGACGGGTCAGTTTAATCAATTATTCCCCACCTTTGGTTGTTTATGTTAATCCTCTATCTAATGtgacacacttttcttttttgtttattgcTAAAAAGACTATTATCTCTATATATCTAGAAACAACTAAAcctgaatttttttattttatccttaatTAGATGATTTATGGTCCCATAAATGTCTAAAAGTTTATTTTACACTATAAGTTTTATAAATATTCTATTCCTTCCTAAATTTCATGTCCTGTCAAACACAACAACATGAATTAAAACGGTGGAGCTATCAAATTACCCAAACTTATTAAACTTTCAACAAGTTTCATAAATTTGAGCACATGGGACTTGACAAGTTAGTAATAGGGGCAGTTGTATTGAAGTAGAAAGCTATGGAGCTAAGAGCTAACCTACTTCAATTTTGCAAAGATTAGATATACATACCACAATTGTCTTAGGCAATTAAAAGCATGAATAGGGTGGAAATGTAGGTATTCACCCACCTATAAGGTGCTCAATTTCTATCTATAAGTCAAAGGGCAGGGGCCTCCTGGTTTGGTGACATTTTGGGGAATGTGCCATATCCAAAGCTAGTCAGTAGTCACTAATGATTTATATAACCGATATCAATATATGTGGAATTAGTGTGCTGTTCCCAAATTTTGGTGTACATAATTAACTGTTATCTCTGTTGAAATAAATGGTAATGTTGAAGCAATTATGATGTGCATTAACCAGGGGCAGAGCTAGAGTTTAGGTTACGAGTCTGATTGAACTCAATAACTTTAGTACGAATCATGAATTTGTCAtaaaaaattcattaaacatgCAGAAATTCTTAATTTAAAACAATGTAACTTAAAAAGACTAAAGTTCGCACCCATTAACTGTAAAACCTAACTTCGACTCTTTGAATAAGCTATCCCGAACACACTCAATTATTCTTTTCAAAAGATTGAGTAATGTGGCTACTTTCTTTGGATATTCTATGCTTAACATTTCCACACCTTCCACGAATCACATGAGTGGCGACTGACACGTCAAATTGGACCATTAAAACGTTATAGCCTGTATTGTTCCATCAGCATTTATAGAACCTGTTTTATCTGAATACCTATTCCAAATTAGCATAATTGAGAGAACATGTGTTGAATCTTTTTTACAAGGCAAGTAGGCATTGTTTGTCTTTTGTCTGTTTTCTTTTTCTAGTTAACTTCAGCGTTATCGGCAAAATTACAGGCACATATATACGAGAGTTTCAAGAAGGCCATACCATGGAAGAACAGCAAGTCAAAGAATGACTCATCATATAACTTTCAATACCAGCAGCCCATTTAATCTTAATGGAGAATTGTTGGATGTTGTTGGTCTAGTACTACTAGAAAATAGAAATCCTTGTTAAAAATGCATGTTATTAGTaattgtgtttggacatgaattttatttggaaaaataaaaataaaagtatgTATTGAAGTAATTGCATTGCACGGTTTATCCTTCAAATGGagtggactggtctttaattttcgtccTTCAAAATCGAATTTATGCCTAGCGGGGCATAAGCTCCTTAAGGGCGCTGTCATAACTTGTAGATATTATGATGCATAACTTATGCCCctctaggcataagttcgatttggaaaggcaaaaattaaagactagcacaaaatagggataaaagtgcaaatgacccgtaTGTATTCCCTgttgaagttgaaataatggATCAAATTGAAGAACAAACACTGATTTGCAACTGACATTTCgagttaaagttgaaataatgtaTGACAAAATGGAGATATTCTATTGTCAAAGCCAAAAGCGGAGAATGTACTTGCATGAACCAAATATCCAGAGAAAGGGAGCTTAGCAAAAGCAATACTAATGGTTAAAAGCCTCTTACATACATTGACTGGCTAATAAGTGAAGGCAATTTCTGAATTCAAACAGCTCCAATGCAAAATCTTTAATGTTATCCACAAATGAAGATCTTTATTTTCATTTTCTGATCAGAATGAATGAAAAGGGTGTAAATAAGAATACAATGGGCTTATTAATGCCAAAACCTGACCGACAGGTTATCATTCTTTCTTGCCAGTCACACCAGCAACCACCTGCAAACACGGAAAAGAAAAGATTTTGTTCAAGAACAAAGTAGATGTCTAAACTTCTCCTTAAGTAATGAACCGGAGGGCAACTAAATTATATTTATAAAGCCAGAAGCAACGCTAAATAGATCGCACATGCTTCACTTCAGAATCCTGTTTGGAGTCTTTGGAATGTTAAGTGCAACTATGATATTGGCCTCGTAGAAATACAGACTAGCCAGTAGGACAAATTGAGGCAACGCAGAAGCTGTGGAAGTTGGTCGACTGAGAAATAAAGCCTACCAGTCCGAACAGTTAACAACTCATATCTTAAATTTAAGGTGACAGACAGAGATTAAAAAAATTCAAAGAGGAAGGACAttgaaaagcaaaaaaaaaaaaaaaaactacaaaagaCGTTATTTTTGGCTACCAGCAGGTTGTTATGGTATGCAGAGACTAGTAAACCTGTTAAAAATTGCCGTACAGAATACAAGATTACAACCATTATGCATAACCAAGAGGGATATAAACCAGAAAACCATATCTAGCCAGCTGAAAATGACAAGGAAATTGGGAAAAAGAGGGGCACAAAAGAAGGTGCAATTGAACCAGTAGGCACGGTTTACTCACATCATTTAGAGCAGGTGCAGGGACTTGCTTTGATGATTCAAAAGTATCAAGCATTGGCCTAACAACTGCAGGAAGGAAAAGGCCTGAAAGTTGACGATACAAGAAATATAAGACCAATTATTTCACAGACAAAGTCCAAGCAAAAAGCAGGTGGCAAAGGCAGGTCATAAGTGGACATCAAAGACAATAAGTAACTTGCACTCTACAGTATCTAATTAGGTTTCACCCGTTCATCATGCCTATGGACCAACTTCTTGAATAGGTCATTAGGAATCAAAACATCACTATAAGTAGTAAGTTAATGGAGTAAAGTTAATTTGCCAAAACCCCAAACATATACCAGCGAGGAATCTAAATAAGCGCGGGATTCAGATAAAGAAAAAATGAGTGACATAGGTTGAAAAGTTATCAGTAACATATGGCCTCACAAATCAGAACTCTCCAAAGCTTTCCATGTAAGCCTTGACCAAATAGCCTGTTTCACACAGGAAAATAATCCACTAAGAACTACCGATACTAAAAAGACCGAGGCTTTCGAAGAGAGCAAAATCTGAGGTCTAATTTGTATGCAGTCAGTATCTCTGTGGAAGAGGAGACAACTGAAAAGAGAGGGCTTCCTCTAATGAATTAAATGGCTCAATAGTTGCAGAGATGTACTTCTCCAATTTATTGTCACGGTACCACTGGCTTTTGAACCTACTTGTCAGCCACATATGGTGCGATAAAAACCAAGCGTCAAACAAAACCTATATTAACGAAACCACTGCACTTGATGCAAATATTTACTCGATGAATCTCTTCTATCTTGAATTAGGAAGTCGTTCAAATTCGATAAAATATGACACAAGATAACATAAATAACTACTGCACCCTTCCCCACCCCAACTCACAACAAAACCCCTTTCTGTCATAACACATGCAGCAAACCTCTTGATCTATAATTGGTCTTCTTTGTGAGTGTTTTTTTTATAATCACATATGAGTATAAAGTACTAAAAGGAAGAAAATGTACACTGTTAATAACTAAGATAGATCAAGGCATGCATTTTAATGTTCATGCCTCTCTAGACTCACACGGTGACCTCTCTCTATATGTTGCAGGTAGAAAAGGCCAAATTCATTGCATGTGCGGCCAAGCGCAGAGTCGAGCCCAACTGAACTTAATAGAATACAGGGTAAAGCAGATCCCAACCAAGCTCAGCCTAAGCCTGAACAAAAATCATTTTTGTAACAATACAATTGAACTTGAGCCTAGCCAATGTTTTACCATTTGCTTTCGCATGTAGTGCTACGCTTttagaaaaaattaaattttaataaAATGATTGACAGTTGAATtatgtactccctccatcccaaaatgAGTGTCGCTTTAGCTCATTACACATCCataagaaatcaataaatacaatttaTAGTTTAGTAAATTACCCctacaaaataaaaagaaattattttttccCTCTTGAATACTATGCATCTTATTGATCATTTTGACATTGGAAAACATTCTGCAAATTCCAACAATACCATATACTAGTGTGAATGGTGTTGGATCTCCAATAATTGTTATAAAACCAATATTTTGACTATTAAATGTATCTTGAGAATTGAGCACTATTAAGAAGTAGTTCTTCGATATAAGGTTATAGTTGGAAAAAAAACTACTAATTTTTGTTTTGAACTTCTAAAGCAACTGTTATTTTGAGACATTTTA
Encoded proteins:
- the LOC132640699 gene encoding uncharacterized protein At4g00950 encodes the protein MGEKAEPISSPIHTLASVPFQWEKEPGKPYNNLPINSTSNNNIKPKCLEPPPRLYSINTPSPNAVLDGPYNINVMPKFSSSSFRFLKNSTTSKNWWKLNVKRKGGNSSSSVFLSSMGSVDSMDESDEGRSSSARMASFRRNGSSSNLSASKSHIWAHIYESFKKAIPWKNSKSKNDSSYNFQYQQPI
- the LOC132640700 gene encoding uncharacterized protein LOC132640700; the encoded protein is MGVMERLKMFVVQEPVVAASCLIAGFGLFLPAVVRPMLDTFESSKQVPAPALNDVVAGVTGKKE